TTGCATGGTCATTTAATAGGTGGGAAGGATTAAGTCCAGATTTAAAGGAATTTAAGTTTAGAGATAGATATGGTTTTGAATTTGTAAAGAAATGGGGATATGCCCATGAATTTTGGAACTTTAATGAAGATTTTAATTCAAAGTATTATTATGGCTGTATGACAGGGAAAGTAAATAATTTTAGAGAAGGTCTAATTATATTCATATCAAAAAATATTGAAGATGGTAAGTGGTATTTTGTTGGATTATATGGTAAAGGCAAATATTTAGAAACTCCTAAGGATACTGGAATAAAAATGTCAGATTTACTTCCAGAAAAAATAATAGAACATAATTAAAAATAATATTGAAAAGGCTGAAGGTAATGAAAAAGAATATCTTGAAAGAGTGCTGAGTGGTGAGGAAACATATAAAGTAAAAATATGTGGGGAAAAGGAGTATTCTACAGTTTTTGATGAGGAAGGATATGTAGAAGTTCCTAACGATAGAATTTCAGTAGGAATGGCTGGATTTTCATACATTGGGGAAAATAATAATATAAAACCAGAAACAATAAAAGAAATTTTAATTAAAGCAAAAAATAAACATGAAGAATTATTAAAAAATGAAAATATAGATGAAAATAGAAAAAAAGAGTTAAAGGAAATTATTGAAAAGATAGATAAGGTTTTAAAATTATATTTTGGGGGTGATACTATTATAGACAAAATTTTAGATAAAAAAGGACAAATTATTCTTTATGGAGTTCCAGGAACTGGAAAAACATACTTAGCAAGGAAATATGTTGAAGAAAAAACTAACGATAATAAAAATAAATATGGATTCATTACATTTCATCAATCTTATTCCTATGAAGATTTTATTGAAGGCTTTAGACCAAAAACTAAGGATAATGGAAATGGTAATAATATCATTTATGAAGTTGAGGACGGGATATTTAAGAGAATGTGTATTTTGGCTATTTGGGAAGTTCTAAAGAAAAAAGAATACAATGAAAATATAATTGTCAGTAATATTGATTTTAGCACATTAATTGAAAAATTCAAAGAAAAATATCCTGTAGGAAGTACATTAAAAACAAAAACTGGAAAAGAGTTTGAAATATGTAGATATACTGATGCTACCATTTATGTAAAACCACTTAATGGAAATAATGAACAGGACCTATCAATTTTAATTAATAAATTAAAGGAATTTTACAATAATAATCCCAACATAAAAAAACCTTCAGATATTAAATTTGCTCATCCATCATACTACTATGCAATCTTAGAAGAATTAAGACAAATAGAGAATGAATTAAAAAATACTAAAAATGAAAACTTAACATACGACCAAATAAAACAAAAAGTAATCGAAGCTATTAAAAATAAATCTCTAACAAAAGAAGACTTTGAAAATGCACCAAAATACTACCTAATAATTGATGAAATAAACAGAGGAAACATATCAAACATTTTAGGAGAGTTAATCACACTTTTAGAAAAAGATAAAAGATTAGGGGAAGAGAACGAAATAATTACAACTTTACCATACTCAAAAGAGCCGTTTGCTGTTCCACCAAACTTATACATAATTGGAACGATGAATACAGCAGATAGGAGTATTGCATTATTAGATATTGCTTTAAGAAGGAGATTTGGATTTATAGAAATTGAGCCAGATTATGATGTCTTGAATGACAAAAATATTGATGAAATTAACTTAGCAGAGTTATTAAAAGCTTTAAATGATAAAATTGTTAAATTAAAAGATAGAGACCACAGAATAGGACATTCATATTTCTTAAATGTAAATAATAAAGATAATTTATGGTTTGTTTGGTATCATGAAATAATCCCATTGTTAGAAGAATACTTCTATGGGGACTTTGATAGTTTAAAAAAAGTTCTTGGAGAGAAATTTGTAGATGTTGATAATTGTGAAATTAAAAAACTTGAAGGAGATGAGTTTATCAATGCATTAAAAGAAATTATCCAAAATAACCAATAAGGGGAGGGGAATGAATAATACACTTACTTTTTATGAACATCAATCCATAAACTTTG
This genomic stretch from Methanocaldococcus sp. harbors:
- a CDS encoding AAA family ATPase, with product MLSGEETYKVKICGEKEYSTVFDEEGYVEVPNDRISVGMAGFSYIGENNNIKPETIKEILIKAKNKHEELLKNENIDENRKKELKEIIEKIDKVLKLYFGGDTIIDKILDKKGQIILYGVPGTGKTYLARKYVEEKTNDNKNKYGFITFHQSYSYEDFIEGFRPKTKDNGNGNNIIYEVEDGIFKRMCILAIWEVLKKKEYNENIIVSNIDFSTLIEKFKEKYPVGSTLKTKTGKEFEICRYTDATIYVKPLNGNNEQDLSILINKLKEFYNNNPNIKKPSDIKFAHPSYYYAILEELRQIENELKNTKNENLTYDQIKQKVIEAIKNKSLTKEDFENAPKYYLIIDEINRGNISNILGELITLLEKDKRLGEENEIITTLPYSKEPFAVPPNLYIIGTMNTADRSIALLDIALRRRFGFIEIEPDYDVLNDKNIDEINLAELLKALNDKIVKLKDRDHRIGHSYFLNVNNKDNLWFVWYHEIIPLLEEYFYGDFDSLKKVLGEKFVDVDNCEIKKLEGDEFINALKEIIQNNQ